From Mastacembelus armatus chromosome 13, fMasArm1.2, whole genome shotgun sequence, one genomic window encodes:
- the cab39 gene encoding calcium-binding protein 39, whose protein sequence is MPFPFGKSHKSPADIVKNLKDNMTVLEKHDISDKKAEKATEEVSKSLVAMKEILYGTNEKEPQTEAVAQLAQELYNSGLLSTLIADLQLIDFEGKKDVAQIFNNILRRQIGTRTPTVEYLCTQQNILFMLLKGYESPEIALNCGIMLRECIRHEPLAKITMWSEQFYDFFRYVEMSTFDIASDAFATFKDLLTRHKLLSAEYLEQHYDRFFSEYEKLLHSENYVTKRQSLKLLGELLLDRHNFTIMTKYISKPENLKLMMNLLRDKSRNIQFEAFHVFKVFVANPNKTQPILDILLKNQTKLIEFLSKFQNDRTEDEQFNDEKTYLIKQIRDLKRPAPQEA, encoded by the exons ATGCCTTTCCCTTTTGGCAAGTCCCACAAGTCGCCGGCGGACATCGTCAAGAACCTTAAGGACAATATGACAGTGCTTGAGAAGCATGACATCTCTGACAAAAAGGCAGAGAAG GCCACAGAGGAGGTGTCAAAGAGCCTGGTGGCCATGAAGGAGATCCTGTATGGAACTAATGAGAAAGAGCCCCAGACAGAAGCAGTGGCCCAGCTAGCCCAGGAACTCTACAACAGTGGCTTACTCAGCACGCTGATAGCAGACCTGCAGCTCATCGATTTTGAG GGTAAGAAAGATGTGGCTCAGATCTTCAATAACATCCTGAGGCGTCAGATTGGCACTCGGACGCCCACAGTGGAGTACCTCTGCACCCAGCAGAATATCCTCTTTATGTTGCTTAAAGG GTATGAATCTCCAGAGATTGCCCTAAACTGTGGTATCATGTTAAGGGAGTGCATCAGACATGAACCGTTGGCCAAAATCACTATGTGGTCAGAGCAGTTCTATGACTTCTTCAGATATGTTGAGATGTCCACATTCGACATCGCCTCAGATGCATTTGCCACTTTCAAA GACCTCCTCACAAGACACAAGCTACTGAGTGCCGAATATTTGGAGCAACATTATGACAGA tTCTTTAGTGAATATGAGAAGTTACTCCACTCAGAAAACTACGTGACTAAAAGGCAGTCCCTTAAG TTACTGGGGGAGCTGCTTCTCGACCGGCACAATTTCACTATAATGACAAAATACATCAGCAAGCCAGAGAATCTCAAACTAATGATGAATCTTCTCCGGGACAAGAGCCGCAATATCCAGTTTGAGGCTTTTCACGTTTTTAAG GTTTTTGTGGCCAACCCCAACAAGACACAACCCATCCTGGACATCCTGCTGAAGAACCAGACCAAACTCATCGAGTTTCTCAGCAAATTCCAGAACGACAGAACAGAGGACGAACAGTTCAATGATGAAAAGACTTACCTAATCAAACAGATCAGGGACCTCAAGCGGCCTGCCCCTCAGGAGGCctga
- the itm2ca gene encoding integral membrane protein 2Ca: protein MVKISFQPVSGQKVEKETDGDKTEILIPHPMDEEELVLPLRPKKSPLNGLCCLTFGLVVFMAGLVLASIYVYRYYFIPHIPEENLFHCRVLYEDSVYAPLRGRQELEEHVGIYLADNYEKITVPVPHFGGSDPADIIHDFHRGLTAYHDIALDKCYVIELNTTIVMPPRNLWELLINVKKGTYLPQTYIIHEEMVVTGKVHNILQLGPFISRLCNGKDTYRLSRRVTHRRINKREAKDCHHIRHFENTFVVETTICAEA from the exons ATGGTGAAGATCAGCTTCCAGCCTGTGTCGGGACAGAAAGTGGAGAAGGAGACCGATGGCGACAAGACCGAAATTCTCATTCCTCATCCGATG GATGAGGAGGAGCTGGTCCTGCCGCTGCGGCCCAAGAAGTCTCCCCTCAACGGCCTGTGCTGCCTGACTTTTGGCCTGGTTGTCTTTATGGCTGGCCTGGTCCTGGCCTCCATCTATGTCTACCGCTACTACTTTATACCTCAT atccCAGAGGAGAACCTTTTCCATTGCCGGGTTCTTTATGAAGACTCTGTGTACGCCCCCCTGCGTGGGCGCCAGGAGCTGGAGGAACACGTCGGCATCTACTTGGCCGACAACTATGAGAAGATCACTGTGCCCGTGCCTCACTTTGGAGGCAGCGACCCCGCCGATATAATCCATGACTTCCACAGG GGACTGACAGCCTATCATGACATTGCTCTGGATAAGTGCTATGTTATTGAGCTCAACACCACCATCGTGATGCCTCCACGCAACCTCTGGGAGCTTCTTATCAACGTGAAG AAGGGAACATACCTGCCTCAGACCTACATCATCCATGAAGAGATGGTGGTGACTGGCAAAGTGCACAACATACTTCAACTGGGACCCTTCATCTCTCGCCTGTGCAACGGGAAGGACACGTACCGCCTGAGCCGCCGCGTCACCCACAGAC GCATCAACAAGCGTGAGGCGAAGGACTGCCACCACATCCGTCATTTTGAGAACACGTTTGTGGTGGAGACGACCATCTGCGCTGAGGCGTGA